In the Hydractinia symbiolongicarpus strain clone_291-10 chromosome 13, HSymV2.1, whole genome shotgun sequence genome, aaaatagtttatttttatatacatatttctattattactaaatatttaaaatatatatatatatacatgcatAACATGTATAAAACTAAATAGCTAATTACTACGTAAAACTCAATTCAAAACAGTCACCAGTGCCCATTTAAATTAAGACAGTACAACAATACCGTGTCACAATTATTTGGCTATTTAATTTATGTACTATAAATGGTTTAAATGTTAACTTGAAACAATTGATGgcttcctttttttatttttggtcaAACGTAGACCAAAGTGAAGCACAGTAGCTATTGTTAACAAACTAACAACGGTTAACTGTCTGGACGATCTGTTCTGTTTTTCTTCTGCTGATTCTTCTTTCAGTAACCTATCACGTTTTAATTGTTCATGTCTACGTGCTAAAGAACTTTGATAATGCGACCTTGTCCATTTATCATAACGTTTACTCTCAAATGTGCGATGCTTATATACTTCGTTATGGTGAAAGGGAGATTTATGATCTTTGACTTTTCTAGTTCTATCATAAACTTTCCTTGAATCGATATTTCCTAATATTGCATATGCTTCTGATACAGCCGTAAATTGATTGTGTGAAGAAAtagagtttttgtttttatctggATGTAAAATTAGGGATAATTTATAATATGCAGCTTTGATTTGCTTCTGAGATGCGTTTGGTGTAACGTTAAGTATACTATAAAAGTCCTTCGTAGTGGTATTTTGCATTGCAGAATTTAACTTGCAATAAATTCTTAGATTCCGACTCCAAGTCTTCCTTATAGATTTCCATATTAGCATTTTTGCACTTTAAAAACACATTCATTAAGTCAAAATTACATAGATcatcaataattttttactttcgCAAATATTAAACCAGGTTTAAGTTTTgagttttagataaataaatgttAGCCCCTGGTTAACCCAAAGTCATGTAAGGAAAATTGGGGAGATTGCACTGTGCTGACCCTAATATAATCAATcaatcaaacattttttaaaagatcaACCAAGATACAAATACAAGGATTAAAATACTGATTTACATATTATATCAGGCATGTTGGTTGACCAACTCTGGTGCCCAGTGAAGGCAGGCCTAGTGACAGCACAGACAAATAACAGCACAGCGTAATATCTTAACTAAAAGCTAGGATGTACAAGTTTTAGATATGTAATTTTAAGATTGAATAACTTTTGTAGAACTTTATCTAAGTTCTACTTGttggataaaaaaaatccatCTTGCAGGAAGGGGAGATTtgctaaaaagttcaaaaattggATTTATAcaataacatacaaaaaaatatgtaaatactTCACACATCTATATagtaatacgccagttccgtctgtctgtctgtgacttttgcaaactGGATTATTATCTTcactattttctttgataaagtccaTAAAACATCGTCCATAAAATTATtcagtaatttaccaaactttaacgttaaaataatattaacgtcaaaggaaagtatattaaattaatgaagccattacaatgcacttaaaacttagacgccaaataacttggaaacgagttggtgacgcgATGTTTTTTCAATGTGTGAGTAAATAAgcaccacctgggaccaatttgggtaagtttcccaaacctgggtccccaaatccgtttaggaatggacgggttgatgacgtcatcaaaaaacctgtaAACTCTAATATCTcagcaaccgtttgtcaaaagtacattatcctatacattttcttgatcagcgttttaagatctataagatgaaggcaacacgtatacaaatttctaaaaaaaaatttttgtgttttttacgggcctttgctgacgtcagcacagtttttaaaaccttatatctctttttgcgttcctcgaaaacataaAGTCAGGGTAAATACCTAATTAGGCAGCATGACCTAATTAGGCAAGTCGTTTAGTTAGGCAACGTCattatcatcattcatcattctcggcttaacgtccgttttccatgctagcatgggttggacggggtatattaatgaccctcttccaatctgatctagactgtgttagatctaaactcaacttcctctctattaagtctgtccttataacctcctgccaagtctttctcggtctgcctctgggctttgccccaggaactatcaagtctctacactttcttacccaattatcatcctccattcttttcaagtgccccagccaattcaatctcttatctggataacatctttaattctacggagtcttagcctgcttcttagctcatctgaactctttctgtctctcagactggcattacacatccacctaaccattctcatatcattcctttctaaacggtcaagatcttcctgcttcactgcctatgtctcactaccgtacaacataacacttcttacacaggcctcatacaacctaccttttacctcaattgacaggactctgctagtcaataaaggaagtaactctctaaactttttccaagcagaacctatcctgcaagtaacacttcttccaacacccccttcactgcccaacatatcacctaagtaacagaagttcttaactatctctaacatgATGTAAATTAATTAGCTAGGCTAGCTACCCGTAGTCTAGCTAACTAGGCGAGCataaactttctgttgtaaatacgtcgaaatcattgcgtttcgcaatacaatatttatgtgaatcaaatctgtccactttgcagataattttgaccaattatcatcttatttgcatcgcggattggtaacttatggcccaaaccttCTGTGGCACTATTTGTTGCTTAAATAATAGATTTCAGCCATTCACGCCGCAGGGGAAAAATTAATATGTTGGACGAAAACGTGGCGGTGTTCACCTAAATAGGAGACACTTGACCTAATTATGTTagctatatatttcattttaacataaaattCCTACTTGCGCGCGGAcatatttttggaaatatgtTCACATAATTTTGGAATCATGATCGCGTAGactatccattctgaacaaagattttttgcaattttttcttaggaatgtgtgaaaagccattaaacatctaaaacaacctatttttccattgtccatcTGCcataagtggatttctccacaggcCTTAGCGACTAGTTTAAAAAATATCCGAACAATCCGGTCAAAACGGACATATTGGGGCAAAGTAGACAGTCCTTAGTTTTTACTAAAATATTATCTACCATGCTATTTTCCTGCGCCAAAATAAATATGGcgaaaaaaagtcaaaacgtGTGTTTACTATCTTCctttcaagaaaaagaaaaaatagaataTGCAAAGATTATCAAAAGCTTACCAGGCGCTGTCTTTGTGGATTCGTCGGTGGGTTTCTTATTAGACCCTTGCGTTTGTGGCGATTTTGTTTTCTCTtacgttttcttttattttttatcaaaaaaaacttttgtatttCTCAAATATTTACTGGGATTTACAGGGGTGGGTTTTTAAGATTAATGTTTCTTCTGTGGTAATTTGGCTTTTAGGAgcctttaaaaaaatgaaaatgtagcTACATTCTCCTCGTCAGCAAATAGACCAATTTCTGGGTGACtcgtagttgttttgatttcattttgataACAGTAGTTAACTAGCTTAGCTTTgttcttcgagttgataaaatgagatTCTTTCAAAGAAAAGGTTAGACCCAAATGATTGACTCAGTGGAAACCCCAAGTTTAAATTTAACAATGTGTCTAGTCACTTCAGAGgtcattttaatttatctgtgagttgtttcCCAAGCTTGGccacatcatcatcattctcggcttaacgtccctTTTCCATGCTGGCATGGGTTGGGcaaggtatattaatgaccctcttccaatctgatctagactgcgttagatctaaactcaacttcctctgtaccAAGTCTGTCctcttataacctcctgccaagtctttctcggtcggCCTCTGggttttgccccaggaactatcaagtctctacactttcttacccaattatccccccaTTATTTCCAAGTGCCctagccaattcaatctttttaCTCTGGTAAGAACGTTATAGTTTaataatgtttgttagggtaagtgaaaccactcgctggaatattcggataaaaatgactttctcCAACATggaccacgtgagcaaagaataatagaattagccaatcaaaaagcgtgGCCAGATTTTGGCCacagaaaaatcgtttaagacccAGTGTAATTTTCCCCACCTTAAAGGAGTGGtttagtcaaaaaaaaaaaataattcatatgTAACTGATTCTGTTAatgtaaagaaaacaaaaaaattttactaaAGTAATAAATAATTCATAACAATTTATCTTTTGAACCAATTtcataagctatttttttaagCCATTTTTCTGACGTCATTGAGGCATATGTGTTAATGTTTAAGAAAGAAATGTGCTGAAAAgagtttaaaaacagaaaacaacaCACACTTAAACTATACTTAAAAATGTCTGATTCAGAAAATTTTTCAaatgataaaatgttttttgaacaaGAAAGTAAAGATGAGGTTGTTGAAGAAATGGAAGGAATGATGAAGTCGTTGAAACCATATCTTTTTAAACTAGAAATATTACTGCCTGTCCATTTGTGCTTGTTTGGATATGAAATAAAACACTTATCCATTTTTCACGCAAAAGCTCCTCATCTTCATTACAAGTAGCACACGCCCACCATAGATGATTACAAATAGATTTTATCCATTTCTGGATAATGTTGCAGGAAGATTTTTTGCTGGAAGCTACAAGTTTTCCTTTAATGTTTTTGCAAAAGTGCCAAATGTCAAATTGTTGGATAATATCTTCTCTTATATACTTTCGTATTTGTTTATGCCTATCTGTTGTTATCTGTTCTATTACAGTGTTTTGACTCTACAAGTAGGTAAGAGCTTTAGTAAACCCTAGTTTTTCCATTCTGTAAGAATTCCCTGCTTCAGAAACCTGAGTGATTGATAATGCAATAATTTCATTGGTCTTCTGGTTCATTAGTGAATAAGTAAGATATTTTGCATTGTGGCCAGGGCTGTCACATCTTCCATCGCCACTGAGATGACATGGACCCattaatttcatttcatttattAATTTTGTGTACATTCTAGAATAATTTTAATGCACTACTCCTGCTAAGAATTTTCTTTGAATTGTGTAATAAATAGTTTTAGTTATTACAGTACAGTCtaaatgtaatctaccgcggacgCAAAACTTGCATGAATAGTTACatagaacaataacattgcgatagcttttgtttttttaagaaaataattgcctcgctgataaacaatgaccccacgcgatctattgtttaatcacaataggttgtaagatcaattttagcaatctattttgcgcaaacttttttgaaaattttaattgcagtaattaaatatgaaagtttagattgcatttaaaagtttaaaaacgaaaaccggcgatagaaatgttttttaaatcgcattttaaaagtctaaaaacaaaaagcggcgatagaaatgtttttttaaatcgcattttaaatgtttaaaaacgatAAGCGGTgatggaaatgttttttaagatcacattttaaaagtttaaaaacgaaaagcggcggtagaaatgtttttttaaatcacattttaaaagtttaaaaacaagaaGCGGCGATaggaatattttttaagatcgcattttaaaagtttaagaacgaaaaacgtcgatagaaatgttttttaagatcgctttttaatagtttaaaaacgaatagcagcgatagaaatctttttttagattgcattttaaaagtttataaacaaaaagcggcaataggaatgtttttatgtgtttcaataaaaaagtatgcggAAGGATTATTTTTCGTTGTTTGTTAAGAAATGTAGATATTGCATTTATTTCAGAATATAcaccatttttttacaaaaataagccgtagttgtattcttttaataaaaaaacgcgcgagtcatttaatagttgtgaacaatacttctcatatgttttttaaattaaacgcgctggaatctttttaagtaattaaatcaacaatacattctcgcgcaatgtattataaaacttcgcgaaagatttttattatttaattacttcacactaatacttaagggaatagcttatcaatacatttacacaatgcatctcgctattacAAGAAGTATAACtgctccgatatttcttcgcGAGCGCATTGTCAGACCATTGTTTCACGAAATGAAGGTGTAACGATTTGAAACGGTTGTGAAATGattgatatttattttaaactcgAAGCCTTAAAATGATATGAAGTGGAAGCGAATGGGATACGAATGGGAAATGATTCCGAAACTATTTTGAAACGAATGCAGAAAaacttttgaaacaaatttcgAAACAGATTCTGAAGCAAATTGTTCTCCCAAAAcaattaaggttactgtaaaggaaacaaattttttttgaggttttttgcaaaaaattcatgacatatagaaaaaaaaaatctcttttgaatgacaaattttatattccgtaaaaatatttgaaacattCCTTTTTTCTATAGAAAGCCTTTTCAGAGGTGTTATATACTTCGAGTTTTTGAGGAagtatgtgcaaaatgagttttgcatattttttgtaaacattatgcatgatatGGAACTCCCGTACAAAAattgcataataatattttttaggtaGTTTACTTTTAGcatcgatatatatatatatatgtaaatgttgtcgtataaaaaatcattaaaaaaatcaaagttaaggagtATGCATGTGAGCTGTCTCTTGTAACCTCAGAATTATTAATGGCAAAGGTCTGTCattaataattctgaacgcgtgcacgcatattcagcccttaaaattagaattttttcacgtcggcaataaaactgccgacgtgagatacatttcaactgatttgcgtcggcattttttttttagtcaaatttttcagctggcaaaaacTTTCGTCATTCACCTTGTATTGGGGCTAGACCTCACATAAATTCGATGTATTGATCTCCTAAGACAATGACAAATGGAAACGAAGTACAAGTCCCATTGACCTACCTTTCCGATGGTTACTTCGTTAAGTTAATAGTTTACTGCCAACTGGCTTTCTATATGTTTCAAGACAAACTTATTAGAAAGTACGTTTTGCACGTGCTATTTACCaactgaaggtcagggcattcaataagttgtatatcgcagaagtcgccagTGACAtgtttcgaaaatgcttgtcaacGGCACAGTTCACCATAAAgcaaactgtacaggagacttaATTTATAGAGTCTTCGCACAACATCtctcctcacaaaaccgagggcagggctgacttattgcctgctgtgttgtgtgggagagagaacttccggacttctttttaatacgatatacaattgtTGCCATGTTTGTAATTGTTGAGGACTTTAGAGCAAGAAcagttgaaaagtttgtttttcaaaaaaatggtaGTAGAAACCAGGTTATGATACGTGAACAGGTACGATAGAAAAAAACATGAGCACATGTTCTTAAAAGTccgccaaaataaaaattaattctttgttaatttttttcttcg is a window encoding:
- the LOC130623043 gene encoding dnaJ homolog subfamily C member 4-like, whose product is MLIWKSIRKTWSRNLRIYCKLNSAMQNTTTKDFYSILNVTPNASQKQIKAAYYKLSLILHPDKNKNSISSHNQFTAVSEAYAILGNIDSRKVYDRTRKVKDHKSPFHHNEVYKHRTFESKRYDKWTRSHYQSSLARRHEQLKRDRLLKEESAEEKQNRSSRQLTVVSLLTIATVLHFGLRLTKNKKRKPSIVSTIFVCFEYKHLNCYKSIRLEFHIKVQIPYKKLGYTLTNPNFSKILIFVRVFPEIKKISLKKNRSRLNILVGFLVVRLLYSTSQEVEIIKRS